The Accipiter gentilis chromosome Z, bAccGen1.1, whole genome shotgun sequence DNA window TGCTGCACCTCTGGTATTGCAAGTCTCCAGGGCTCATGCAATGCTGATGACCCTTGCTTCACTCCTGGAGCAATGAGGAAGACAAAGTGGAAGTAGAACCCACCTTCTCATACACTTATTTGCTTTGCAAGGTCAGACTTAAACTTAACACTTTTCACTTCACCTAAATTAAGTTGTGACTAAGCAGTAAAGACTGGAGGAGATGTAGGGAAGAAGGGACACTTGTTCTCCCCCAGAGTTGCCTGGGATTCAGAAATCTCATTCTTCACCTAAAAATTTTAATAATGCCATCATGCTTTTTTGGTATTTATGTACCAAAACATCCAAAAGATTATGAACCATTACTAACTGAACATGCATGATCATACAGAGTGGTAACAACCTCAGCTCCCACCAATGTCAATGACAAAAGAGAGGTCCACAGGAAAGCTGATGCAGGCAAGCTCATCGGTACCACCGCAGGCTTCTGCAATCATCCAGCCTGTGTATCTACAGCACAACACTGGCAGTGCACATGGCCCTGCTGCTCACACGTGAGTGCAGGCTGCAGCCACAAAAACATAGACACTATCAAACAGAAGCAAGATTGCACATTTGCTTGGATATTCTGTGCAGAAAATGCTATATTAGGCAGATAGATTCCCCTTTCCCAAGCCCCTGAATAACGCAGGCCAAGATGTCTGTTAAAGagcaaagatgaaaagaaagagcCAAAAGAAGAACTTCAAATTTACCATTTAAATACTGTACGTTAACTGTTTACTAAGACTCTTTGgatggaaaatgttttcataacaGTACATTAGTGATGTACATAAATTCATGATACAAACAAACAAGACCTGAAATGATTTGACAAGTTATCACAGCATATCAGTGGAGGAGTTGGGAACAGAACTACTGCTTCTCCATTTGAAATGCAAGGTGCAAGTTCTGCAGTAaacattttgttattaaaaatctCCATATGCTCATTTTCTCAATTCTGTAGTTCTATATCAGCAAGTCAAGAAAAATcaagtgtttgatttttaaaaaatatttgtggttGTTCAgcacttcaaaggaaaaaaaaaggaacaagaaaagatgACAGAGACAGAAGAAGTCTTTGCTAGCTCTGGGTTTCAGTTAAGAGATCTCTGGCTCACGGTTCAATCAGACCACACTTTTTTGCATTAGTTAGGGGAGACACAAGCTCTTTAAAAAATCTTCAatgaatttgatttaaaaaaagaaatctatttctgCAGCCATGTAGTTCTTCTCctggtttaaaaagcaaaacaaaacaaaaaccacaggcCATGCTTCTTCAAAAACTCCCCTTATCCTTCACAGAAGCATTTATTCTTTGGAGCAGAGAAACTGATGCACTTCTTTCAGCGTAGCTTGCATGTCTTCATATTCTGCAAATTTGCAAGCATCCTCCAGCTTCAGCCATTGGAAAGCTTGGTGTTCCTCCGAGAGCTTGATTTCTGTGTTACAGTCCTTCATTTCTGCCAGCCAGTAAATGACGGTCTTAGGTTTGCCACGGACAGGATAGTGCAGTTCTTTCTTGTACCCCTCTATGAGGGTGAGCTGACTGGCCTGCAGACCAGCCTCCTCCTGCGTTTCCCGGAAGGCTGTCTGCAGGTCATCCTCTCCTGGGTCCACGTGGCCTGTTAAGAAGGTGAAAAAGTAAGTCTCTGAGAAGGAAACTCAGATTTTGTTTATTCAGTTGACAACTAGGAAACATTAGGAGACAGAGATAAGAGTACACTCTAGCTGATACAGAATCAAATGGAAATTGGAGAACAAAGATTGCTTTTCCAACTCTCACGTCTTGATTTGTCTTTGTCTCGTGGCTTTTAGGATTGTTATTTGACATCTTCTGAAACTCCCAGTGGCCTGTCAGCACTAAGCATCTTTTCTTCCCAGTCCTCTTCTCCTCTTCTGAGCACTCTGCACCCGTCATGTTCCACCTTAGATCCTACTGAGGACTGAGTGCCTCATGAATGTTTTTCCTTTATCCAGCTAGAGGGGAGACTGCTTATCTGTGAGAGTCTTAGTCCTCTCTCAACCCTTCCCTCCCACAGAAGCTTAAGGCTCATTTCTGCAAAACTCTTACTCATGCCAACAGCCCAGAAACAACGGGACCAGGCACCAACAAATGCCATTTAAAAGGTGAGTTTCAATTAGGCAGTTAGGGGTATTTTTACTTCTCTCCCATATTCCCCTCTGAAATGCAGCAAGCCTAAAAGCCAGTCCTTTCACCAGCTGTGTAGTTCTCCTAGGACACATCATTTATTTTACATTGCTCAGAATGAGAGGTGCCATTACAAACAATGGATAAATATAACACATCCCCAGCTGTTTGTACTTTTGTTGAGAAATGTCAGATTTGGTTTTCTCATGAAAGCTCCAGACCAGAATATAAATAGAACAACCCAAGCAAGATCTCAAAAAAGCAACGTAGCAGGAGCTGGGAggcttcaagaggaaaaaaaggttaaacttTATTTTGCCCCTGTGTCACTATTTTCTGTGTGGTTGGCTGCAAATAGCCATAACTTCGTCAGAGAGAGGAATCCTTCCTCATGGCCCAGGAACCCAAAGCCACCCTTTAGTACTAGAACTGGGGTATCTGGGAATCCATTTTGCTTTCCCAACAGCTCTCACTCACTTCTTTGTCTGCATATCAGCTTAAACACCTCTTACTTAAAACGTGACATCATCTCAAATGTGAAATACACTTCTATTTCAAGCAGCAACTGTGTAGAAAACAGCATTTGATGTTGCACTTGACGTCTCGGATATCTGAGATCAAATACGCTGAGtctttaagtaaaaatattttccccctGAATCTCAGCACTATAAGTCAAGCTGTTTCCTTTTTGATTAAGTATGTATTTCCATAGCTGGGACTTATTACTAACAGTTGGGAAACAGAATCCACTTGGCCTTGCACAGCTGGATTACCTTTACAGTATCCCCAGCAAATGTCCAAAGAACATCCATGAACAGTAAGCACCCACTATTTTTTATGATAGTCATCATCCATAGTTGGCAAATGTGCAAAGGGTTGAGGGAGCAATAAAGCTGGGGGGCTGAGATTCAGTTTCAACTCAAAGGACACCAGTGCAACCTCGTGCTCTCCAGCACAGCAACAGGCAATCACCTCACCCTGCTGCTGATAACCTCAAATCTAAGCTCATTACTGAGCTCATTACTTAGTTTCCAACTTTGCGCAGTACAGTCTACCTACCAGGCAGAAAAAGGACTGCTGGCAGCACCTTAGACCACAGCTTTCAGATCCTCCCAGCTGTTGCATTAATGCAGTTCCAATATGCTGAGGAGGAAAGTGAACCTCACACCCCCTTCCCATCAGCCTCGACAATTTTAAAGTCACAGTTCTAGGACCATAAATGAGGCTCAGGAAGCTCATTTGGGGAGATCCAAGCAAGTCCAGTTTAATCCCATAAGGGCTGCAGCTGCTTAGGGTACATTTAAAATAACAGTGTACAGCTGTAGCTGTAAATTGCCTTTTGCGTGCTCTTGGACAGATGATTACAACTTCTCATTCTGGCTCCTGCCACATTAAATCTATGTCTGCATCATATATAAGTTACGTTACTGCACTGCACAACCTGATGCTGCCTTTGAAGACCACTCATATCACAGAGAATATATAATGTAATAGCTCCCATTCATTTATTGCCCCCAAATCTGTACCAAGCTACTGCTAAAGGCTGCCATGTGCCTTTTGATCTATTAAACCTTAAACAATATGTCAACAGAGGTGATTCTtctcctctactccactctggtgagatcccacctgcaaTACTGTGTCCAGGTCTGGAGTCCTCACTACAGGGAAGCTGCGGACCTCTTgggccgggtccagaggagggccacaaacatcatcacaggcatggaacacctctcctgtgaggacaggctgagagagctggagttCTTcagacaactggagaagagaaggctctgccAAGACCtcactgtggcctttcaatacttaaagggggctcagcagaaagatggggacagactttttcatggggcctgtagtggtaggacaaggcgCAACAGTTCTACACGAAAAGAggctagatgcagactagatacaagAAAGACATTTCCTACTATCAGAGCGCtgcaacactggaacaggttgcccagacaggtggtagatgccccatccctgcaaagaTTCAAGGTCagggactctgagcaacctgatctagctgaagatggcCCTGCTCACTGctggggggttggaccagatggcccTTAAAGGCCcttcccaacccaaaccattctgtgattctgtgattttgagTGCTTGAGAAGTACACCTTTGAGTGTTTTCAGTCCCTACTGAAATGCCTACAAGTCTTTTCAAACACTTGTCCGGAATTACTGTGCTCCCAATGAACCTTTCCACACGGgtctctcttctcacaacaaccAATCATGTCCCAGCACATGTTTTTTAGCTTTCCAGTAGGCTGCAAACTCCACTCCCTTAGGCTTTTGGTGAGGTGGACAAAGCGGGAGGTTTGGAAAGTTTTGTTATTTCCCTTAATAGGAGAGTGTAGCTGATGCTGttatcagcttttttttccaatttgcaaaTTCCTGTTTACAAACTGCTCCTGCAGTATGCTTTAAGAGCGCTGCATTTTAGGAAGTAAATACTAGCAGGAAGAAATCTCAGAGGGCAAGAAGATCTACAAGGAACATGAAGTATTTCTGTTCTGCGCTTTTCCTGGTACCAAGGCTGTGACTATGTGCTACCAAACACTGGCTCTGTCATGTGTCTTTACAGACAAGGTGTTGTTATATGTCTTGGAGCACCAGGCTTGTCTTCTTCTTTGGGGCCTCACTGATAAGCAAGGATTGCTTAGGTGAAGATGTCTGATAAGGTTActcctcccagctgctcctcTCATCTCTGCTGCATTAGTCATGTGCTCTTCATCAGTAATTCCTGAACTTAAAGAAATTCCTGCGTCTTTTAAGAAAGGCGCTTTAAAGTAAATCATCACTAATTACAGTTTGCCTTCTAATGTTGCGCTGCACACTGTGACCCTTCTGTTTATACATGGGTCAAACAACCATGCATTGGCAGCAGCGCTATCTGGCGGAAGGTCAGACCTGAGTGAGAAGGTAAAAATTTCTCTAGTTACCTAATTTCAGTTGTCTGTTCAATGTCTGCCAGAAACATCAGATAGCTGAGGAGCATGATTGGGTGacaccgccgccccccccccccccgccccaaccccaATCAGTTGTGCCCAATAGTTTATACAGTCACAATTTGCAAAGAATTTTGGCCAGAAAACTCCCCACTCAGCTGCACAAACAGCACAATCAGTGGTTACTGTCAACTGATTAACTGCCCCTCAAAGCTGACCTTAGCAGCATTCTGCCAAAGTTCAGTCTACAACGTCACTCACTCCCAACACAAACTATCTTGAAGTGTGTTGTTATCAGAATAAACATCACCTTTGGGTGGGGTCCAGTGGTGGGTCCCATAGGATGTCTGAAGGAGGAGGTATTCAATACTGTCAGTGACCTTAGAAGATGGTGCTGACTGCAGCCTCCTGTAGATGATCAAGCCACAAGCTCTCACAGCCATGCCCCTCTGTTAACTGCACGGAGAGCTGTGGAAGAGCACAGAGGATCAAGCAGGAACAACAGAAAATGTGGAGCTCAAACAGACTAGCTGTATTTAGCCAGCAAACATATCTCAGCGTGCGCTAAATTGTCCATCCATTTGAGTTGCTACACAATTAAAATGCATCCCAATAACTATATCTGAATTGTAAAAAAAATGAgtcctttccttttaaaacaaggaaacagGAACCTGTATAAAAGCTTAAAAAGTTATCAAGAAGCATGAAATATGACCTGCATGACATTTCTTTGCTGCTGATATATTACAAACcaactgcaggggaaaaaaaaaaataatcataaagcaAGAGGAAAGCCACCGATTAACACTCTGAAGCTTTTCCACTGCAAAAATTCAAAGGCTCTGTGCAAAGACAATACCTCAAAATTACTGGAAGTGACATAGAGAAATGATTGCCCAAGATAGATCCCCTGCAGCAGAGAACTCCTCAAGATgccagtggcagagctgagaaaaggaaggacaaaGGACAGGGTCCCTGCTCTCTGGGCTAGAGATGAGGCCGTTACATAAAACTAAAAGCTTCTTGGCATATGGTATAAGCACTAACTTGATGTAAATTGAAAGTAACACACCTCTTAAGTGACAAATATTATAATCAATAAGCTATGCAGCCACGACAACTGGTCctacacagaaaaagagagaaagcaacgGAGATGAGAAATCCACGTTAAAGAATACAGCGATTCCCAGTTCCAGGCAAAGCTTTGCATTTTGACGGAGCAGCGCACTTCAGTAATACATTTACACAACACTGTTTTTCCCCAACATGCCCAGTGGCACCTCCAATTTCCAAACCGGGAAACCACACCACAGAGCCCTTCCCCACCAACCAAGCCCCAGGACGGCGTCCAGCTCTCTCGGTTAACCCCTCTTTAACCGCCTCAACCCGTGTCTGACCAGCCGTGCCAAAGACAACCCACCCCTACTGCCAGCCACCAAACCCCCGGGCGGCCCAGGGACTGACCCCGCCTGATTCGGAAGCAGGAGGCCGCCCAAGGCGGGAGGCCAGCACCCCCTTCCGTGCGCGCCCGGGAACGCCAAGCTCGCTCGGCCGGAGCCTGGAAGGACAAACCTCCCCCAGGCCCGCCAGGCACCCCGGGGCCcggctccccttccctccctgccgcAGAGGGTGGCCCCTCGCCGTGTCCCCTCGGTACCGGGCCGAGGTGGGACGGGGGGAGCAGGCCTGGCGGCCCGGGGGAGGCCGGGCCCCTCCGGCCGTTGCCATGgcagcaggacccccccccccccccggtgcaggCCGGGACACTGGAGGAGCCGGACACGGAGGCTCAGGGACCCGGTCACCCCCATGGCGGCCACCCTCACCTCCGCTTCCGGGCCGGAGAGTACGCGGGGCGCGGCGTACGAGTGAAAGCAGCCCCAACCAATCACAGCGGCAAGGGCGCTGGCGGGAGCCCCACCCCTTCTAGTCCCGCCCTCCCGCCTGGACTCTAGGCTCCGCAGAGATCTCGGATTGGTTTCTCCCCGCCGGGACACGCCCCGTCCGCGCTTCTCCCCTCGTCCTATTCGCTGACTGCGGGCGAGAGGCTGCGCGCCAGCATTTGAAGCGGGAAAAGCGTTGTTGCCATGGAGACGCGGCCTAGTTGCCGCTGCCGAGCGCCGGTGAGTGGCAGCGGGGGCCGCGGGTGGGGAGGGCGCGGCGGCTGGCGGGCGGGGGGCGCCTGCCGTGAGGTGAAGGGGACGGCCGCGCCGAGGCAGCGGGGGAGTTGTCCCGGGGGCATCGCCCTCCCCGGGTGGCGGGGCAGCGCCGCGGCTTCCCTCAGCCCTGTCCCGTCCCGCCGCGGATCCCGAGGCGGCTGCGGTGCCGTCTGCTGGGCCGCCCCCTCTTTCGGGCCCCTGGCCGGCGCCGATGCGTgcggggaaaagaggaaaaaaacccggGGTGGGACAGGGAAGGATGAGAGGAGGGACCTCACATGGTGGGGCGCGGGGGCGAGACGGCTGCTGCAGGAGGGTGCCGGCAGCCGGCTGGGTGCGAGGCCCCCGCCTCAGCCCTACGCCCCTTCTTCCAGGGGTGAAGCTGTACAGTTCCTCAGTCTGGGACTAGATTCGGCAAGGGAAGCTATAAATCCCTACGGGTCTAAATTCAGTAACCACGTCCCCCCTCCGTTGTACAGTGTAATTCCAGATGCGCAGCAGTTTGTTTTGATACaactataaaataaattttgaaagccATTTGGTAAATCTTACTGGCAGGAGAAGCTCAGGCACAATCTTCAAATAATCAGCATCCCAATATAACTTGTAGATTATTTTCTTAGCATGCAGTTGAATATTAGACACTTCCCGTTTCCATGCAGCTGTTGTTCTAAGCAGTTGTCGGGGATCAGCTGTAGGATGGGGTCTCTTCTGCTGAGGTCACCAGACTATACTTAGTATGAAGGGCTGATGATAAAAAATAGCAGTCTCTTGCCAATTGAAAAATAGTCTGTTGGAAAACAACCCCTCCAacatttatttgttgtttttcagtctgttttaaagAGCAATGAAATGCATTGCAGTTTGAATAACCAACTCCCTAGTAGGTATGACAGTAAGTAGCAAAGGAAGTAGGGGTGTTGCTGCAGGGAAAAGACCTGCATCATGGTCCAGCTGTAAAATAGTTGTCATTTAACATTAAAAGTATTCCCTCCTCTCCCATTACTTTTACTATACTGAAACTATACGTGGTTATCTATTGGTAGTATTCAACTTTGTTCCTCGTGTCTTCAAAACAGGCTGCTACAACAGTTGTTCCAATGAGCAACAGAATATTTAATACCATGTTGTGTACGTGCACAGGGAGTTGCATAGTGTAATCCTATGATCTTACAAAGGGATCTGCTGCAACATCAAACACACTTTCATAGATCCCTAACTGCTGCATTATACTAAAGTCATAAATTCATGTTACAGTACAGGTGTTCTCTTACAGAGCTTGTGTTTATAAAAAGTGCTACCACACCCTGACCTCATTCTTCACAGGAATAACCTAGTTTCCAAGGAATGGGGTCAGAATGATTAAAGGCAAAGCATTTTGTGTGGTGCTCTGGAAAAGCAAATTAGCCATtcacttctggagggcaaactcaGATATGGCTTTGGATCACAGTTAACAAGAGCTTAATGTTCAGatgaataagaaataaaaatggatgaCTGGTGGCGTGAGTTGGTAAGTCTCCCTCTTCTTGATCATATGATTGTCAGATTGGCTTCATTCTGGTCTTCTGCTTCTATACTTTAAAAACCAGCAAATGCTTTGGCACAGACAAAGCCCGTGCGGAAGACTTGTTTGGAGTAATGTGGTTACAAGTAATGAGTACAATACACAGCTATAGTCGTGGTCAGGAGAGGAAACGTACCTACCTGCTATATGCATTTACAAACTTTGTAAGTTCTTAACTTTTGTTCTTATAAGGtacttggaaaggaaaattatttacagAATACAAAGTGATAGGCAGGAAAACAAGGTGCTGTTTAGGTTTTGTACACTGGTTAACACTTATTGTTTATCAGATACTCTTGAAGATTGTGcctaataaaattatttcatgatCAGACCAAAGTTTATGATTCAGAATGATTATCTTAGATTATTTGTGGGATTAAATGTATAGTTGCATTAGTTTGCATTTGTAGGAGCGCCACATAAGATTTCTTCACTTTGCCACAACTTAATTTCCCTAGTTTAAAATACAGATATAGTGATACTTGCATCATGTCTTGGTGGTGGCACTCAGGACTATCAGCAGAAGTCAGCTAAAATTGTCAGGTAGATGTGAGTGAGCTACAGTGGGATAACAGGGCAGTTACTCACTCACATAATGTGAGTGTTATTCAAGTGAACGGTGCACTGACATCTTTAATATATCAAAGGTTAATAAGGATCAAGATATAGTGGCCTAAGGCTGCTTTATTCTTAAAATAGTCTATGTAGGGATTTTACGTGATTTATGCATAGTGACTGACACTAACTGAGTATCTTTGAAGCCAGCCTTTTCTCCACTTTGAAAAGTGCATTGAGAATGAGAAGATCTGTGTAAGAGCTAGTtaataattaaaagcattttaaaatggaggATCAGCTCCTAGAGCATAGTTTTGTGGTAAGTTAATTTTATTCAGAATTTGTAAAATGCAACCACTCATTACTACTGTTTACACCtgactttttgtttttccccagctttatgaCCTTTAAAACACCTCTATTACTGAAACAAAGGAAGAGTTCTCTGTTGACAAGCTGTGATCTTATTTTGTGCTTTGAGTTGGTCCCCTTATATAAAATTCTAATGTTTTTTTATGATAAGTACTTATCCATTACCAGCATGTGGCAGCCTTTTAAGATCTCTGTAAAACTTTGGATAAAGAGTTGTAGAGAACTCAGGTTTGCCACATAAAGATGTTAGGCTGACTAGTCCCTTGTTCAGACATCTCACATGTTCCAGTAGTAAGGTCTATCACCATTAACTGTTTCTCCCTCACTGCTAGCCTGTGCAATTAGTAAAGATGCTCTGGACCTCGTTGACTTCACTGTTTCGCTGACCAGCTTCAGCATCTTTTTGTCAGTGGCAAAGCAGGTCCCTTGTGTGAGAATAAAGTGAAAATATCAAAGTGTAGCTAAGTCTGTCTGCCAGATAAAATGAGAAGGTCAACCACTGAACAGTGAAGCATTAGCAGTGATGTTGTAATAGAGATTGAGTGAAAAGTTTTTCTTAGGCCTGAAACTATCTGACCTTATAACTGGAGAATTACGCCTCCATACTGACTCACTTCTGCCGCAAAATATGTTATATCCAGCTGttttaagaattcttaagctttTGTCTCAATCCTGTTTTCAGTGAAGCCACTCATAGCTTTGCAGGGAACAAGACCTGGGCATTGACGTCATGTTACTAACCtgaaaaatgttatatttttctgCCCCAGGACACCGTGTTCTCTCAGGTGAACAAACAAAATTAGATCCTGACAATAACTGAGGTAGTGCTGGCTTTTATTGTGAAAATGTAAAAGTCTTCTCTTTTTTGCCAGAAGATGGCATTATCATTAAAAATTTAGGCTTCTTGAAAACCTACCAATACTACTCTTATTTCTTTACAAAGCTAATTGATGTTGAAAAATTACATATCTGTTTTAGAAACAGTGTCTTCTGACACAAAGAACTCTACAGTGTTGGACAAATAAAGTATTCTTTTAATGAGGAGAAAGGCGCTCCTTTCTTTTAGAGCATAGCCAATTAAAAAGCCAGAAGGGTTTCACTGAAAACAGCTGTTTCCCCTGAATTCTCTCATGTATGAACCAGACCAAATCTTCTAGAAAATTGTTTACTCTTGAGTTTTGAAGTAATCAGAAGTGCTGGAACCCATCACCATGACAATTGCTTATTTTTTTGCATGGTTAATTAGTTTGTTACTCCTTTATTTGTCAATGTTCAGTTTTCCTATGCTGTGAAATTGCTGTGCCATGGATGGAGAGACACTGGCATTATCTCCTGAAACCACTTATTTCCAGTAAGATTTAATGTATCTGGGGAAGCAGAAGCAGTTATATTACTTCCTGGGCCAGCTCTCATTAAGAAGCCAATTAGTTGCTTTCATATGGCACAGAGCCTTAGCCAATaagctgtgcagagctgcttACATGTCTCAGTACTAAACTTCTCGTATGTTCTGCAGTACCTATATTGcttgaattttctgtattttgagaaTCCTACTCCCTTGTTATCCTAGATAATGGAAACCTGTCTCTACAATCATTTCTagctatttaaatatattttgtttaatttttaattagaacCTTGACCTTAAAATTCTTAGTTCTCTCCCCTTGCCTGCTCTTGTTTTGGGAAgtgtctccattttttttctcttttgtcctaTCTTCTCTCTCCTGTGTCCAACACTATAGTTCAAACAGAGGTCAATACTGAATTAGTTCTTGCACTGGTCTTCGGCCACTCTGTATTTAACTTAAGCATATATAAAGATGTAGGTGTAATCTAGGATACAGAGTGAGAATAGACAAAAGAAATTTGCTGGATTGTTTTCATCTTTAACAGATTCTCAGTACTGAGACTGGTGTCTTGGCTTTGTGTTCTAGCTGCTCTTTTCATCAAACAAACAAAGTTTCTCATGGCAGTGCATACAGACAGTTGCACAGGACCTGTAGTGATTCTATACTTCAAGCTACCTTATATAAGATAGGCATTTTTTCAAAAACGTAACCCTTCTTTAAATGAAGTCTGAAGTTCCTGTAGAATTTTATCTGTTAGAGAAGTTAGCAAATTGTGAA harbors:
- the NUDT2 gene encoding bis(5'-nucleosyl)-tetraphosphatase [asymmetrical], encoding MAVRACGLIIYRRLQSAPSSKVTDSIEYLLLQTSYGTHHWTPPKGHVDPGEDDLQTAFRETQEEAGLQASQLTLIEGYKKELHYPVRGKPKTVIYWLAEMKDCNTEIKLSEEHQAFQWLKLEDACKFAEYEDMQATLKEVHQFLCSKE